In the genome of Deltaproteobacteria bacterium, the window CGACGCGGTCACGGTGGACACCCGCTCGGGGCCGGTGGCGCTCCGGGCGCCGTACTTCATCGACGGGAGCGGCGACGCCGCGCTGGCCGGTGCGGCGGGGGTGGCTACCGACAAGGGCGAGGTGCTCCAGTACCCGTCGATGATGTTCTACATGCAGCACGTGGACCTCGAGCGTGCCCTGCCGCATCTCTTCGAGCTGAACGATCTGCTCGAGCGCCACTTCACGACCGCCGGGCTGCCCCGCCGTTCGGGGAACCTGATCCCCACGGGCAGGCCCGGCGAGGTGCTCGTCGCGATGAGCCGGGTGGCGATCGAGGGGCGGCCGGTCGACGGCAGCGACGCTGCCGAGCTGACGCTCGGCGAGATGCTCGGCCGCGAGCAGGCCGAGCGCTGCGCCGCGTTCCTGCGCGAGCACATGCCGGGGTTCGGCGACGCCTTCATCTCGGACACGGCGCCACGTCTCGGCATCCGCGAGACCCGGCGCGTCAGAGGCCGCTACGCGCTCACCGGGGACGACGTGCTCGGGGGACGGAAGTTCGAGGACGGCATCTGCCGGGCCGCCTGGCCGATCGAGCTGCACGTGGCGAACGGGCTGACGGACTGGCGTTTTCTCGAGGACGGGCTCTGGTACACCGTGCCATACCGCTGCCTCGTGCCCGAGGGGGTGCGAAACCTCCTGGTCGTCGGCCGCTGTCTGTCGGCCACCCGCGAGGGTTTCGCGTCGGTGCGCGTGATCGGCCCCTGCATGAGCGAGGGGCAGGCCGCCGCGGCGGCAGTCGCGACCGCGAGCCCGCGGGGCGCGGCTCTGGCCGACGTGGATGTGGGTGGCGTGCGCGCCCGGCTGGCCGCGCTCGGCGTGCCGCTCTGAGCCGCGACCTTGTGTCACAGGGCGCCTCTCGATAGCGTGTTTGCGGGATGCGCCGGAGGGGAGGAGGGTTCGGACGATGAGGCTGGTCGCACCGCTGCTCACGGGTGTGGTGCTGCTCGTCGCCGGGGGGGGCGCACGCGCCGCCTACGACGAGGAGACGTTCACCCACAAATCGATCCCGGCCTACGCCATCCCCACCCCGGCGCGTGGCGCCCCGCCGGTGGACACCGTCATCGGACAAGTGCGGCCCTACCGCATCCGCAAGGGCGACACGCTGATCGACCTCGCCCGCTACTACGACCTCGGCTACAACGAGATCGCGGACGCGAACCCCGGCATCGACCCCTGGGTGCCCCCCGTCGGGGCGACCATCCTGCTGCCGACCGCCTGGGTGCTCCCGTGCTGCACCTACGACGGGATCGTCGTGAACATTCCCGAGATGCGGCTCTTCTTCTATCGCCGCAGCCCCGGGGATCCGCACACGACCATCGTGTACACCTATCCCGTGGGGCTCGGACGCGACGACTGGCGCACGCCGAGCGGGAAGTTCAGGATCCGCGGCAAGACGGTGAACCCGCAGTGGAACATCCCCGAGTCGATCCGGCAGGAGCACATCAAGGAGCGTGGCGACCCGCGGAAGTTCATCCCCGGCGGCGACCCGGAGAACCCGCTCGGCAAGTATCGGATGGAGCTCACGCTGCCGCTCTACGGCATCCACGGCACCGACATCCCGTGGGGCGTCGGCATGCAGGTGAGCCACGGCTGCGTGCGGCTCTACCCGGAGGACATCGAGCGGCTGTTCCCGCTGGTGCCGGTGGGCACGCCCGGGGAGTTCACCTATCAGCCGGTGAAGGTCGGGACGCGGGGCGGGACGGTCTACGTCGAGGTGCACCGCGACATCTATGGATACGCGCCTGCCCTCTATCGCGAGGCGAACGTCGCTCTCGAGCGGGCCGGGCTCGCCACGCGGATCGAGCGGGAGCGGCTGCTGGCGGCGCTCGAGGACTCGAGCGGCATCCCGATGCGCATCTCGCCCGAGCCGGGCGAGCCGGCCCCGGCGGTCACCGGGCCCGCCCCGGCCGCGCCGACGGAGGTCTCGCATGACGGAGCTCCGCATCCGGACCAAGTCCAAACGGGAAATGATTGACCTCACGCCGCGGGTGGCGGAGATCGTCGCCCGCGCGGGCCTGGCCGAGGGGCTCTGCTCGGTCTACACGCCGCACGCCACCGCGGCGATCGTCGTCAACGAGAACGACGACCCGAACGTCTGCGTCGACGTGCTCGACTGCCTCGACCGGCTGATCCCCGCCGGCGTCTGGCGGCACGACCGGGTGGACGCGAACGCCGCCGCGCATATCCAGTCGGCGATCCTCGGGCCGGGCGAGACCATCCCCGTGCGCGACGGAAAGCTGCTCCTCGGCACGTGGCAGGCGGTCATGCTGGTCGAGCTCGACGGGCCGCGGGAGCGGCGGGTCGTAGTGACCGTGCGGTAGATCCCGTCCGCTTACGCGGTGGCCTTGCTCAGGTCGACGGCGTCGCTCGTCGGGAGCGCGACGATCTTGCCGCGGCGGCCGCCTCTGGCGCGCCACTCTCTCAGGCCGCGCCGGACGTACTCGGCGCTGATCTCCAAGGTGTCGCAGATGTTCTCGAAGGAGAACAGCCAGGTGCGGTCCGGGGACTGGACCCAGTCGCGCGACTCGTCGAAGAGCTGGCGGCCGCGCAGGTCGCGCGCGTGGGCATACTTCTGGTAGCAGTCGACGGCATCCTCGAGGACGGCGAGCATGAGGAGGCGCTCACGCTCGAGCCCGCCCGCGCGGCGAAACGCCGCAAAGAACTGGGCGGGCAGCAGGACGTCCGGCTCGAAGAGGCCAGCCAGCCGCTCGTGTCCCGCTGAAAAACCGCGCTTGCCTTTTGCAACCATCACCGTCTCCCCTCCCCGCCAGGCGTGGCACACCACGCCGTTGCAAAAGAACGGTCCCGGGATGAGAAGCGTTTGCCGGGATTTTAGCTGCCCTTAGCCGAATACGGTCCGGAAAGCAAGCGAAAAAAACAGCCCCCCGGCCACAGGTCAGAACGGTCGCAGCACCGCCAGGGCGAGCACCGCCACCATGCCCGCCGCGATCCAACCGTGGAGCCGGAGCGCCCCGGCGCGGGTCACCGACCCGGGCGACGCGTGCTGCGCCTGCATGCGCCGGTAGAGCCGGGCGTCGGCGGCGACCAGGCCGAGCACCACGAGGAGCTTCGCGTGCAGCCAGCCCTGGCGCAGGACGGAGGGCTGGTCGAGGATCAGGAGGATCCCGCTCGCGATGACGAGCGCCGCGCCACCATGGATGAACGAGCCGAACAGGCGTCGCTCGACGGGCTCGAGCCGCTCGCCGGCGGCCGGCTCGGCGAGCAGGCGAGAGACGACGAGCAGGCCTCCCATCCACAGCACGACGCCGAGAAGGTGGAAGAAGCGGATGAGCTGGTGGCCCAAGCGGCGCCCCGCTCAGCCCGACCGCCGCAGGCGAAGCCCCGGGCTGCTCGCCTGACGCTCGGCCCGGCGGGCAAGGGGAAAGGCGAGGCCGAGCGCGACCATCGCGCAGAACGCCGCGGCGACGTACGCCGTCGGCGCACCGAGCCGCTCGAGGGCGAGCCCGCCGCCATGCGGACCAAGCGCCCGCGCACCCGCGGACAACGATTGGGACACACCGAGTACTTCGCCGTGCGTCTGGCCTGGCGCAATCTTCGAGATGAGGCTCGAGAGGGGCGGACCGGCAAGCCCTTGCCCCGTGACGACGAGACCGAGCGCCACGAGCAGCTGTGCGAGGCCGCCGGCGAATGGAATCCAGGCGAGGCCGACGGTCAGACCGGCTGCGCCGGCCAGGACGAGGGCCGGCTCGGACACCCGCCGCGCCAGGCGGCCGACGAGCCAGCCCTGCACCACGACCGCGACGAGCCCCATGTAGACGAACAGCCCGTAGATGCGCGACTCGCCGTAGCCGAAGAGCCGTTCGGCAGCGAGCGGGAAGGTGCCTTCGAGGACCGCGAAGCCGAGCGTCACCAGGAAGAAGATGCCGAACAGGACGGGCGCCCCGGGGGGCGCGGCGGCGACCCGCAACGATTCGGGTGACAGCGGGTGCTGGAACTGCCGCGGCCGGCCGCTGTCCTCGGGGAGCGACTCGGGCAGCCAGGCGGCGGCAAGGACGAAGTTCGCGAGGCAGAGCCCGGCCGCGAACAGCTCCGGCACGCGCGGGCCGAACAGCGCCAGACCGGCCCCGAGCCCGGGGCCGATGACCATGCCGAGCCCGAAGGCGGCGCCGATGAGCCCCATGCCTCGTGCCCGCTCGGTCGGCGGCGTCACGTCGGCGATGTACGCTTGCGCGACGGCGATGTTGGCGCACGCCACGCCGGCGAGCACGCGGGCCACGAACAGCATGGCGATCGACCAGGCGACGCCGAGCAGGAGGTAGCTGACGGCGGAGCCCGCGAGGCCCACGAGGATGACGATACGGCGCCCGAGGCGATCGGAAAGAGCGCCCCAGACCGGGGCGAAGAGCAGCTGCATCAAGGAGTAGATGCCGACCAATGATCCCGCGACGAAGGGCGTCGCATGCAGCCGCTCGGCGTAGGCCGGCAGCAGCGGGATCACGATCCCGAAGCCCATCAGATCGATGAAAACGGTCAGGAAGAGGACGACGAGCGGCGAGCGCTGGAAGCCGGGTGGCGACACCGCGCGAGGAAATCGCAAAGGGTCACCGCAGTCAAGCGAAGCGGCGCGGCGACGTTCAATCCTCCCCACGCTCCAGCAGCGCGGCGATACGCACGAGCTCGGCGAGGCCCCCGGCCTTCATCTTGGTCATGACCTGGCCGCGGTGAATCTCGACGGTCTTCTCGGAGACTCCGAACTCGCTCGCGATGGACCGGTTCGTCCGCCCCGCCACGACGAGCTCCATCACCTGGCGCTCCCGCGGGGTGAGCCGCGCGAAGCGCTCGCCGAGCTGCTCGCGCTGCGCCTCGGCGCTGCGCACCTGGCCGTCCACCTTGAGGGCGTAGGCGATGCTGTCGAGCAGGAGCTGGCCACTGAAGGGCTTCTCGATGAAGTCGATGGCGCCCGCCTTCATGGCCCGCACCGCCGCCGGTACGTCGCCGTATCCGGTGATCATGATCACCGGGAGCCGGATGTTGCGGCGGGCGAGCGCGCGCTGGAGATCGAACCCGCTCATCCCGGGCAGGCAGACATCGGTCACGACGCAGCCGGCACGCCCGCCGTTCTGGGTCTCCAGGAACTGCTCCGCCCTGGCATACGTTTCGACCGGGATGTTGACGGACGCGCACAGGTGGCGCAGGCATTCGCACACTCCCGGGTCGTCCTCGACGACGTAGACCTTCGGGTCGGTCACCATGGAGTCTCCCTACCGCCCTGCCGTGCGGCCGCGGGCGGGACGCTGCTCGGTCTCGGCCGCATGCTCGGCCCCAGGCCGCGCGTCGCGACGGACATTCACCCGGACACCCCGATTCCCGAGCCAGGCAAACTGCTCCTGCACGCGAGCGACGTCCGCGGCGGTCGCGTCAGCCGCCACCGTCAGCTCGAGCCCTGCGCCGCGCCCGGCCCGCAGCGCGTCCTCGCCGATCGTCTCGCCGATGTACGGCGTGAGCAAGGCCGTGCGATGCAGTATGGTGCCCGGCTTGCCGCTGGGAGGCACGACTCGGGTCCGGACACTCGTTGGCGGCGCGATGCGTCCGACTCCCCTGGCCGCGTGGGCCTTGGTGCCGTCGCCGCACCAGATCATCGTCTGAGCCAGTCGACCAGCCATACGGTCCCCCAGCCGGCAACGAGCCCGATCGAGATTCCCGCAATGATCGACACCGCGAAGGGGTCGAGCACCGTCATCGTATTTCCCCCAACAAGTACGCGTCCTCATCGCTGCAGCGCGTTCTCATTGCCGGGAGACACAGCAAGATCCTTGCCGACCCCCCTCCCTCTCGACGGATGCCGCACATCGCGCCAGCGCGGCGCGACGCCCTGCAATCCGCTGCAGCCGGTCGCCCGGGATCCAGAACAAAGCTGCAGCGCCCGGGCTCAGAGCCCGTAGCCGCTTGAGCTCGCACCAGCGCGTGCGCCTGCTGGATGCCGAGCAGTCGGGCTGCCTGCGTCTCGTTGTCGTTGGCAGCGCTCGGGGCGCGCAGGCTGAGCGTCCGCGCGCGCCGCCGGTCCCGAGATTGAACCGGGCTTCGTCCGCCCGATCGAAGGCGGCCGGCTGGGAAACCTTATCTCGCCGCCCGCGCAGCAGAGGCGGATGGACGTGTCAGCGGCGCCTCATGGCGTCCGCCCCGTCTTCCCGCTGTGCTTTGCGGTTCGGGTCGCGCTGCAACTCCAGCTTGAGCGTGTTCAGTTCCGTCGTGAGCGCGCGCACGCGCTCCAAGAGGTACCTCTCGAGCGGGGTCAGACTCGTCTCGCGATTCATGCTCAATCCTCCGCACGCTCGAGCACCGCGGCCATACGGACGAGCTCGGCGAGGCCCGCGGCCTTCATCTTGGTCATGACCTGGCCGCGGTGAATCTCGACCGTCTTCTCGGAGACTCCGAACTCGCTCGCGATGGACCGGTTCGTCCGCCCCGCCACGACGAGCTCCATCACCTGGCGCTCCCGCGGGGTGAGCCGCGCGAAGCGCTCGCCGAGCTGCTCGCGCTGCGCCTCGGCGCTGCGCACCTGGCCGTCCACCTTGAGGGCGTAAGCGATGCTGTCGAGCAGGAGCTGGCCGCTGAAGGGCTTCTCGATGAAGTCGATGGCGCCCGCCTTCATGGCCCGCACCGCCGCCGGTACGTCGCCGTATCCGGTGATCATGATCACCGGGAGCCGGATGTTGCGGCGGGCGAGCGCGCGCTGGAGATCGAACCCGCTCATCCCGGGCAGGCAGACATCGGTCACGACGCAGCCGGCACGCCCGCCGTTCTGGGTCTCCAGGAACTGCTCCGCCCTGGCATACGTTTCGACCGGGATGTTGACGGAGCCGAGCAGGTGCCGCAGGCAGTCGCACACCCCCGGGTCGTCCTCGACGACGTAGACTTTCGGGTCGGTCACCATGGCTCTCCCTACCGCCCTGCCGTGCCGCGGCGGGCTGGACGCTGCCCCAGGGTCTCCCCCGCGCGCTCGGCCCTGGGCCGATCGTCGCGACGGACGTTCACCCGGACACCCCGATTCCCGAGCCAGGCAAACTGCCCCTGCACGCGGGCGACGTCGGCGGCGGTGGCGTCGGCCGCCACCGTGAGGTCGAGCCCTGCACCGCGCCCGGCCCGCAGCGCGTCCTCGGCGATCGTCTCGGCGGTGTAGGGCGTGAGCAAGGCGCTGCGATGCAGTATGGTGCCCGGCTTGCCGCTGGGAGGCACGACGCGGGTCCGGACATGCGTCGGCTGCTCCTCGCTTCCCGTTTCGGGCGCGCGACCCGCGCTCGCCAGCGGGACGGCGGGGTGTACGATGGGTG includes:
- a CDS encoding YjbQ family protein; translated protein: MTELRIRTKSKREMIDLTPRVAEIVARAGLAEGLCSVYTPHATAAIVVNENDDPNVCVDVLDCLDRLIPAGVWRHDRVDANAAAHIQSAILGPGETIPVRDGKLLLGTWQAVMLVELDGPRERRVVVTVR
- a CDS encoding response regulator transcription factor; amino-acid sequence: MVTDPKVYVVEDDPGVCECLRHLCASVNIPVETYARAEQFLETQNGGRAGCVVTDVCLPGMSGFDLQRALARRNIRLPVIMITGYGDVPAAVRAMKAGAIDFIEKPFSGQLLLDSIAYALKVDGQVRSAEAQREQLGERFARLTPRERQVMELVVAGRTNRSIASEFGVSEKTVEIHRGQVMTKMKAGGLAELVRIAALLERGED
- a CDS encoding FAD-dependent oxidoreductase, with protein sequence WGLKTLYDAMVRAEPALTVYLHARFLRALMRDDRIDAVTVDTRSGPVALRAPYFIDGSGDAALAGAAGVATDKGEVLQYPSMMFYMQHVDLERALPHLFELNDLLERHFTTAGLPRRSGNLIPTGRPGEVLVAMSRVAIEGRPVDGSDAAELTLGEMLGREQAERCAAFLREHMPGFGDAFISDTAPRLGIRETRRVRGRYALTGDDVLGGRKFEDGICRAAWPIELHVANGLTDWRFLEDGLWYTVPYRCLVPEGVRNLLVVGRCLSATREGFASVRVIGPCMSEGQAAAAAVATASPRGAALADVDVGGVRARLAALGVPL
- a CDS encoding TCR/Tet family MFS transporter, translated to MSPPGFQRSPLVVLFLTVFIDLMGFGIVIPLLPAYAERLHATPFVAGSLVGIYSLMQLLFAPVWGALSDRLGRRIVILVGLAGSAVSYLLLGVAWSIAMLFVARVLAGVACANIAVAQAYIADVTPPTERARGMGLIGAAFGLGMVIGPGLGAGLALFGPRVPELFAAGLCLANFVLAAAWLPESLPEDSGRPRQFQHPLSPESLRVAAAPPGAPVLFGIFFLVTLGFAVLEGTFPLAAERLFGYGESRIYGLFVYMGLVAVVVQGWLVGRLARRVSEPALVLAGAAGLTVGLAWIPFAGGLAQLLVALGLVVTGQGLAGPPLSSLISKIAPGQTHGEVLGVSQSLSAGARALGPHGGGLALERLGAPTAYVAAAFCAMVALGLAFPLARRAERQASSPGLRLRRSG
- a CDS encoding response regulator transcription factor, whose amino-acid sequence is MVTDPKVYVVEDDPGVCDCLRHLLGSVNIPVETYARAEQFLETQNGGRAGCVVTDVCLPGMSGFDLQRALARRNIRLPVIMITGYGDVPAAVRAMKAGAIDFIEKPFSGQLLLDSIAYALKVDGQVRSAEAQREQLGERFARLTPRERQVMELVVAGRTNRSIASEFGVSEKTVEIHRGQVMTKMKAAGLAELVRMAAVLERAED
- a CDS encoding LysM peptidoglycan-binding domain-containing protein produces the protein MWVACAPGWPRSACRSEPRPCVTGRLSIACLRDAPEGRRVRTMRLVAPLLTGVVLLVAGGGARAAYDEETFTHKSIPAYAIPTPARGAPPVDTVIGQVRPYRIRKGDTLIDLARYYDLGYNEIADANPGIDPWVPPVGATILLPTAWVLPCCTYDGIVVNIPEMRLFFYRRSPGDPHTTIVYTYPVGLGRDDWRTPSGKFRIRGKTVNPQWNIPESIRQEHIKERGDPRKFIPGGDPENPLGKYRMELTLPLYGIHGTDIPWGVGMQVSHGCVRLYPEDIERLFPLVPVGTPGEFTYQPVKVGTRGGTVYVEVHRDIYGYAPALYREANVALERAGLATRIERERLLAALEDSSGIPMRISPEPGEPAPAVTGPAPAAPTEVSHDGAPHPDQVQTGND